One window of the bacterium genome contains the following:
- the ispD gene encoding 2-C-methyl-D-erythritol 4-phosphate cytidylyltransferase: MLGRVYTIVPAGGSAIRMGLGYSKAYVDVAGKPLIAMTIESLLASPFIDRLTVAVRPNEVALAGGEIVEKLGLADKVKVIAGGEKRQQTADILVAAAPPERDLVLIHDGARPLVSAKLIHEVLEAAAKWGAAIAAIPITDTLKESIDGGETVSGTVDRTRLYRAQTPQAFHRDLIVSAHRRARKERWEVTDDASLIEQMGHEVRIVPGEERNIKITTLDDLELVRGIIQIQGSTP; this comes from the coding sequence ATGCTAGGTCGTGTTTACACCATCGTTCCCGCGGGGGGGTCGGCCATCCGTATGGGCCTGGGTTACAGCAAGGCATACGTGGACGTCGCAGGCAAACCTCTCATCGCGATGACCATCGAGTCTCTGTTGGCAAGTCCTTTTATCGATCGGCTGACAGTGGCTGTGCGGCCCAACGAGGTGGCGTTAGCTGGCGGCGAGATAGTGGAAAAGCTGGGTCTTGCTGACAAGGTTAAAGTCATCGCCGGGGGTGAAAAACGACAACAGACAGCTGACATTCTTGTGGCCGCCGCGCCTCCGGAGAGAGACCTTGTCCTTATCCACGACGGGGCGCGGCCCCTGGTCAGCGCAAAACTGATCCACGAGGTTCTGGAAGCCGCAGCAAAGTGGGGCGCCGCTATTGCGGCCATCCCCATCACGGATACGCTCAAGGAGTCCATTGACGGTGGTGAAACCGTTTCAGGAACGGTGGACCGGACGAGGCTCTACCGCGCCCAGACCCCCCAGGCTTTTCATCGGGATCTTATCGTTTCTGCCCACCGCAGGGCCCGCAAGGAGAGGTGGGAGGTCACCGACGATGCCTCCCTTATCGAGCAGATGGGACACGAAGTGCGCATAGTCCCCGGTGAGGAGAGAAATATTAAAATTACCACCTTGGATGATCTTGAACTTGTCAGGGGGATCATCCAGATTCAAGGCTCGACGCCTTGA
- a CDS encoding HD domain-containing protein — protein MTITFEPNETFDRIFLLKGIDERRTKAGKPYLTVILGTSEGTWDGRVWDMEMSSLPGFLEGDPVQVKGSAQRYQEKIQLIVEEISKVAQPVDPRSIYPSTSASEKQLREDFNHFVEGIEEPALKTLMEAMLQDRKISDAFFTCPAAISMHHARIGGLAEHSLNVCRLAHAAVAVAPWLHRGLLTAGALLHDIGKVLEYEVAGDFRYTLEGKFQGHIVKGHSVVEKWISRIPDFPERLALDVLHILLSHHGQLEFGSPKTPVTAEALVVHFADDLDAKLDMVKSAGEEPGTEEAFVRGLRRSFLYRNDRPDTETRRPGDTENGGEEQEQGAGRRAQGEEDQDTGTRGRGDTGKSDGQEELF, from the coding sequence ATGACTATCACTTTTGAACCCAACGAAACTTTCGACCGCATCTTCCTCCTCAAGGGGATCGACGAGAGGCGGACCAAAGCGGGCAAACCCTACCTCACAGTGATACTCGGGACCTCCGAGGGAACCTGGGACGGCCGCGTCTGGGATATGGAGATGAGCTCCCTTCCCGGGTTTCTGGAAGGGGACCCGGTCCAGGTGAAAGGATCGGCCCAGCGCTATCAGGAGAAGATCCAGCTTATCGTTGAAGAGATCTCCAAAGTGGCCCAACCGGTTGATCCGAGGAGTATTTATCCTTCCACCAGCGCCTCCGAGAAACAGCTGCGGGAGGACTTCAATCACTTTGTTGAAGGAATAGAAGAACCGGCGCTCAAGACACTAATGGAGGCCATGCTTCAGGACAGGAAAATCTCGGACGCGTTCTTTACCTGTCCAGCCGCCATTTCCATGCATCACGCACGTATCGGAGGGCTGGCCGAGCACAGTTTAAACGTCTGCAGGCTGGCCCACGCGGCTGTTGCCGTGGCACCCTGGCTCCACCGGGGTCTCCTCACGGCAGGAGCGCTCCTTCACGACATAGGAAAGGTCCTGGAGTACGAGGTTGCGGGAGATTTTCGCTACACCCTCGAGGGAAAGTTCCAGGGGCACATCGTTAAGGGGCACTCCGTGGTGGAAAAGTGGATCAGCCGAATCCCGGATTTCCCGGAGCGCCTTGCTTTGGATGTTCTTCACATACTCCTTTCCCACCACGGCCAACTGGAGTTCGGCTCCCCAAAAACACCGGTTACCGCCGAGGCCCTGGTAGTCCACTTTGCCGACGACCTGGACGCTAAGCTGGACATGGTGAAGTCGGCTGGAGAGGAACCGGGTACAGAAGAGGCTTTTGTGAGAGGACTGAGACGATCGTTTCTTTACAGAAACGATCGTCCGGACACGGAGACCCGGAGACCCGGAGACACGGAGAACGGTGGGGAAGAGCAAGAACAGGGCGCAGGGCGCAGGGCGCAGGGCGAAGAAGACCAGGACACGGGGACTCGGGGACGCGGAGACACGGGGAAGTCAGATGGGCAGGAGGAGCTGTTTTGA
- a CDS encoding GAF domain-containing protein, with translation MSGFFTPHLQRFMLRILFGAGAFLWIELGKPSPDPTNLHFLIIGFLLYATTIFVWEQNWQSLPRESPVFVIGDMLFVGLLIALSGGAQSEMHLLLFFMVALRAPYHSWTQTFMIAGVATLVDIAAVGQTFREAHWFDFVVRILLLWFLAITLRVIGLRSVTEKQRSERLSRELSSTHDEVRRYTAALEKANAEKEMRLAEINLLHRFLIEVRGIDEYDPVYEKVFDSVHSVCEPAWLFLLHRRSPDRSELITKTFGEPPKHVTNWVLEQGIDPGCESDGARTSKRLPQQGDVESRHFVRCHENQSSVTLVLAFPVKEAVLLEEQVEILSALMDSVEMELELLRLRRDLGRSNLGLSESNRHLMRLHELQHELSKTFLASGDISGVIQGAHEIMAKDMFELDRLNLFLPDEERGMLQCFTSVGIEDYPQEDIQVPIDERGGAISMAFREGRTIFFDGRGSVPKELRLASPYSKIAAIRSTIFVVVPLINHLGQVIGVIGADRKHTHRPIPPETVTMLEFFARHVAMVLSISGSLHGRDA, from the coding sequence GGAAGCCTTCTCCCGATCCCACCAATCTCCACTTTCTGATTATTGGCTTCCTGCTCTACGCTACTACCATTTTCGTTTGGGAGCAGAATTGGCAGAGCCTTCCCAGGGAGAGCCCGGTCTTCGTGATCGGGGATATGCTTTTTGTGGGCTTACTCATTGCTCTTTCCGGAGGTGCCCAGAGCGAGATGCATCTCCTCCTGTTTTTTATGGTGGCCTTGAGGGCGCCTTATCACTCCTGGACACAAACTTTCATGATCGCCGGCGTTGCGACCCTGGTAGACATCGCTGCTGTTGGGCAGACTTTCAGGGAAGCGCACTGGTTCGACTTTGTGGTCCGTATCCTTCTTCTCTGGTTCCTTGCCATCACACTCAGGGTCATCGGGCTTCGCTCCGTTACCGAAAAACAGCGTTCCGAGAGACTGTCGCGTGAACTGTCCTCCACCCATGATGAGGTCAGAAGGTATACGGCTGCCCTGGAAAAAGCCAATGCCGAGAAGGAGATGCGTCTGGCGGAGATCAACCTCCTCCACCGTTTCCTCATAGAGGTCCGCGGAATTGATGAATACGATCCTGTGTATGAAAAGGTTTTCGACAGCGTCCACTCTGTTTGCGAACCGGCATGGCTTTTCCTTCTGCACAGGCGCTCCCCTGACCGGTCGGAGCTAATAACCAAAACCTTCGGAGAACCACCGAAACATGTTACCAATTGGGTCCTGGAGCAGGGAATTGATCCCGGCTGTGAAAGTGACGGGGCCAGGACCTCCAAGCGGCTACCACAACAAGGCGATGTAGAGTCCAGACATTTCGTCCGGTGTCACGAGAATCAATCCTCGGTTACCCTGGTACTGGCCTTTCCGGTAAAGGAGGCTGTTCTTCTGGAGGAGCAGGTGGAGATCCTCTCGGCACTCATGGATTCGGTTGAGATGGAACTGGAACTCCTTCGGTTGCGCCGGGATCTTGGCAGGAGCAACCTGGGTCTGTCTGAGAGTAACCGGCACCTGATGCGGCTTCACGAACTCCAGCATGAACTAAGTAAAACATTCCTCGCAAGTGGGGATATCTCCGGGGTCATACAGGGCGCTCACGAGATCATGGCCAAGGATATGTTCGAACTTGATCGGCTGAACCTGTTCCTCCCGGATGAAGAGCGGGGAATGCTCCAGTGTTTTACCTCTGTGGGTATTGAGGATTATCCACAGGAGGATATCCAGGTTCCCATAGATGAGAGGGGAGGAGCCATATCCATGGCTTTCAGGGAGGGCAGAACTATTTTTTTCGACGGCAGGGGATCGGTTCCCAAGGAACTTCGATTGGCTTCCCCCTACAGCAAGATTGCGGCTATCCGTTCCACGATCTTCGTTGTTGTGCCGCTTATCAACCATCTGGGACAGGTGATCGGTGTTATCGGTGCGGACAGGAAGCACACTCATCGTCCAATACCCCCCGAGACAGTGACCATGCTGGAGTTCTTTGCCCGGCATGTTGCCATGGTTCTATCCATCAGTGGATCCCTTCATGGCAGGGACGCTTGA